The Brassica napus cultivar Da-Ae chromosome C7, Da-Ae, whole genome shotgun sequence genome has a segment encoding these proteins:
- the LOC106410890 gene encoding early nodulin-like protein 3, translated as MARTTVLETSCLYFFCLLLLLADLACCKEILVGGKSSAWKIPSSPSESLNKWAESLRFHVGDSLVWKYDGEKDSVLQVTKEAYINCNTTKPAANYSNGDTKVKLDRSGSFFFISGTKSNCVEGEKLHVVVMSSRGGHTGGFFTGSAPSPAPSHALLGAPAVLPATGSASSLTRRIGVFGFVGLAIVLLYQ; from the exons ATGGCTCGGACAACTGTACTTGAGACTTCCTGTCTATACTTCTTCTGCTTACTGTTGTTGTTGGCTGATCTCGCCTGTTGCAAAGAGATTCTGGTCGGAGGCAAATCCAGCGCCTGGAAAATCCCTTCTTCACCTTCTGAATCCCTCAACAAATGGGCTGAGAGTTTGCGGTTTCACGTCGGCGATTCTCTCG TGTGGAAGTACGATGGAGAAAAGGACTCGGTTCTGCAAGTGACTAAAGAAGCTTACATTAACTGCAACACCACGAAACCAGCAGCTAATTACAGCAATGGAGACACCAAGGTGAAGCTAGATAGATCtggttctttcttcttcatcagcgGCACCAAAAGCAACTGTGTGGAAGGTGAGAAGCTTCACGTTGTTGTCATGTCTTCTCGTGGTGGCCACACTGGTGGTTTCTTCACCGGTTCTGCTCCTTCTCCAGCACCTTCTCATGCTCTTTTGGGAGCGCCAGCTGTTCTGCCTGCAACCGGTTCAGCTTCTTCTTTGACCAGAAGAATTGGAGTTTTTGGATTTGTTGGATTAGCAATTGTTCTGCTCTACCAATAA